A portion of the Oxynema aestuarii AP17 genome contains these proteins:
- a CDS encoding DUF1499 domain-containing protein, which translates to MRQPSSLKAIAIVLSLVLSSLVFLTPTPPVLADTAFQPMFIASIFSFSGKRPTNLGVKDGKLGTCPSSPNCVSSNSSDEQHKIEPLTYQGDGKAAFEKLKSIIASIESAKMIQAETHYLYAEFTSKLMGFVDDVEFYLDENAGIIQVRSASRLGQSDLGVNRKRIEDIRTKFNA; encoded by the coding sequence ATGCGGCAACCTTCCTCATTGAAGGCGATCGCGATCGTCCTTTCTCTGGTATTATCTTCTCTCGTTTTTTTGACCCCCACTCCCCCAGTTCTTGCTGATACCGCTTTTCAACCCATGTTTATCGCCAGCATCTTCTCATTCTCCGGCAAACGCCCCACCAACTTAGGGGTAAAAGACGGCAAACTCGGAACCTGTCCGAGTTCTCCCAACTGCGTTTCTAGCAATAGCAGCGACGAACAGCATAAAATCGAACCCTTAACCTACCAAGGGGATGGCAAAGCAGCGTTTGAAAAACTCAAAAGCATCATCGCTTCCATCGAAAGCGCCAAAATGATTCAAGCGGAAACCCATTATCTCTATGCTGAATTCACCAGCAAACTCATGGGGTTTGTCGATGATGTCGAATTCTACTTAGACGAAAATGCCGGAATCATCCAGGTGCGATCGGCCTCCCGTTTAGGTCAATCCGACCTCGGCGTCAATCGCAAACGCATCGAAGACATCCGCACCAAATTCAACGCTTAA
- the psbA gene encoding photosystem II q(b) protein yields MTTTLQQRESASLWDRFCEWVASTENRLYIGWFGVLMIPTLLTATTCFIIAFIAAPPVDIDGIREPVAGSLLYGNNIISGAVVPSSNAIGLHFYPIWEAASLDEWLYNGGPYQLVIFHFLIGVFCYMGREWELSYRLGMRPWICVAYSAPVAAATAVFLIYPLGQGSFSDGMPLGISGTFNFMLVFQAEHNILMHPFHQLGVAGVFGGALFSAMHGSLVTSSLVRETTETESQNYGYKFGQEEETYNIVAAHGYFGRLIFQYASFNNSRSLHFFLAAWPVVGIWFTALGISTMAFNLNGFNFNQSIVDSQGRAIGTWADVINRANLGMEVMHERNAHNFPLDLASTDATPVALTAPQING; encoded by the coding sequence ATGACGACTACCTTACAGCAGCGCGAAAGCGCCTCCCTGTGGGATCGGTTCTGCGAGTGGGTTGCCAGCACCGAAAACCGCCTTTACATCGGCTGGTTCGGCGTGTTGATGATCCCCACCCTCTTGACCGCCACGACCTGCTTCATCATTGCCTTCATCGCGGCTCCTCCGGTTGACATCGACGGGATCCGCGAACCCGTTGCCGGGTCCTTGCTCTACGGGAACAACATCATCTCCGGTGCTGTGGTTCCTTCTTCCAACGCGATCGGGTTGCACTTCTACCCGATTTGGGAAGCGGCGAGCTTGGATGAATGGCTCTACAACGGCGGCCCCTATCAGTTAGTGATCTTCCACTTCCTGATCGGCGTGTTCTGCTACATGGGCCGCGAATGGGAACTGAGCTACCGTCTGGGGATGCGTCCTTGGATCTGCGTCGCTTACAGCGCTCCCGTCGCCGCCGCTACCGCCGTGTTCTTGATCTATCCTTTGGGTCAAGGCAGCTTCTCCGACGGAATGCCCTTGGGCATCAGTGGCACCTTCAACTTCATGTTGGTGTTCCAAGCCGAACACAACATTTTGATGCACCCCTTCCACCAACTCGGTGTTGCCGGGGTCTTCGGCGGTGCGCTGTTCAGTGCCATGCACGGTTCCTTGGTCACCAGCTCCTTGGTTCGTGAAACCACCGAAACCGAGTCTCAAAACTACGGTTACAAATTCGGTCAAGAGGAAGAAACCTACAACATCGTTGCCGCTCACGGCTACTTCGGTCGTTTGATCTTCCAATATGCCTCGTTCAACAACAGCCGCTCTCTCCACTTCTTCTTAGCGGCTTGGCCCGTGGTTGGCATCTGGTTTACCGCTCTGGGTATTTCCACGATGGCGTTCAACCTCAATGGCTTCAACTTCAACCAGTCGATTGTTGACTCTCAAGGTCGCGCGATTGGTACCTGGGCTGATGTCATCAACCGTGCCAACTTGGGTATGGAAGTCATGCACGAGCGCAACGCTCACAACTTCCCCTTAGATTTGGCGAGCACCGATGCCACTCCGGTTGCTTTGACGGCTCCTCAAATCAACGGCTAA